A window from Moritella yayanosii encodes these proteins:
- a CDS encoding acyl-CoA dehydrogenase family protein: MKLPNLPKDIVFKKKVTPTPSAIRRNILVNPKLDSYDHLDEKSRELVLKTIDFFESRGKAKMKADEREYKWYADYLDFVKKEKLFSTFLTPAGYGDKDCRWDTYRNCALNEIFSFYGLSHWYSWQVTILGLLPIWISKNEVAKKRAAKLLKEGGIFAFGLSEKEHGADIYSSDMHLTRQKDGTYLANGSKYYIGNANKAALVSTFGKLTDTDEYVFFVVESQHKNYELVKNVINSQNYVAEYKLNDYPIREEDILAKGRDAWDMALNTINVGKFNLGWGSIGTSTHAFYEAINHASHRRLFDHYVTDFVHIKQLFNESYARLTAMKLFTQRGVDYVRCASADDRRYLLFTPMVKMKVTTQGEEVVDLLWNVIAAKGVEKDMFFETALKEIRTLPKLEGTVHINMALILKFMGNYFFKPAKYPTIPTMSAQSNDSFLFNQGVTKGLGKTRFHDYREVYNKVDLPNVNIFKRQIRLLKILLLVAKPNKEQAKDFDFLLSLGELFTLVVYGHLILENAEIKGIENDLIEQIFDFMVRDFSKFALQLSHKSCTTLVQQTICGRMIKRPTVDEERYNRVWENYTYKMKDQYEMNP, translated from the coding sequence ATGAAATTACCAAATCTACCCAAAGACATTGTTTTCAAGAAAAAAGTCACTCCAACTCCGTCCGCAATACGACGGAATATTTTAGTAAATCCAAAGCTAGATAGCTACGATCATCTCGATGAGAAATCGAGGGAACTAGTTTTAAAAACCATCGATTTTTTTGAATCGCGCGGCAAAGCAAAAATGAAAGCAGATGAACGCGAATACAAGTGGTACGCTGATTATTTGGACTTTGTAAAAAAAGAAAAACTGTTTTCGACGTTTTTAACACCAGCCGGTTATGGCGATAAAGATTGCCGTTGGGATACTTATAGAAACTGCGCACTTAACGAAATTTTTAGTTTTTATGGACTATCGCACTGGTACTCTTGGCAGGTAACTATATTAGGTTTATTACCAATCTGGATCAGTAAAAACGAAGTCGCGAAAAAACGCGCAGCCAAGCTGCTCAAAGAAGGCGGTATCTTCGCATTTGGTCTTTCTGAAAAAGAACATGGCGCCGATATCTACTCGAGTGACATGCACTTAACCCGTCAAAAAGACGGTACTTACCTCGCCAATGGCAGTAAATACTATATTGGTAACGCCAACAAGGCAGCATTAGTATCGACCTTTGGCAAGTTAACCGACACGGATGAATACGTCTTCTTCGTCGTTGAGTCGCAGCACAAAAACTATGAACTCGTCAAAAATGTCATTAACTCGCAAAATTATGTAGCGGAATACAAACTAAACGATTATCCAATTCGTGAAGAAGATATTCTAGCTAAAGGCCGTGACGCGTGGGATATGGCGCTTAACACAATTAACGTCGGCAAGTTTAATTTAGGCTGGGGTTCAATCGGCACCAGTACACATGCCTTTTACGAAGCTATTAACCACGCGTCACATCGTCGCCTGTTTGATCACTATGTCACTGACTTTGTACATATAAAACAGCTTTTTAATGAATCGTATGCACGTTTAACTGCGATGAAATTATTTACCCAACGTGGTGTTGACTACGTACGCTGCGCGAGCGCCGATGATCGTCGTTACTTGCTGTTTACACCAATGGTTAAAATGAAAGTGACAACTCAAGGCGAAGAGGTCGTGGACTTGCTATGGAATGTGATCGCAGCCAAAGGGGTTGAGAAAGACATGTTCTTCGAAACCGCGCTGAAAGAAATTCGAACGCTGCCTAAGCTTGAAGGAACCGTGCATATCAACATGGCTCTGATTCTCAAGTTTATGGGTAATTATTTCTTCAAACCGGCGAAGTACCCTACAATACCGACGATGAGCGCGCAATCTAATGATAGCTTCTTGTTTAATCAAGGTGTGACGAAAGGGTTAGGTAAAACACGCTTCCATGATTATCGCGAGGTATATAACAAGGTAGACCTCCCGAACGTCAACATCTTTAAGAGACAGATCCGTCTATTGAAGATACTGCTCCTCGTCGCGAAACCAAACAAAGAGCAAGCCAAAGATTTTGACTTCCTATTGAGTCTCGGTGAACTGTTTACTTTGGTCGTATACGGACATCTGATCTTGGAAAATGCCGAAATCAAAGGTATCGAGAATGATCTTATTGAGCAGATATTCGATTTCATGGTCCGTGATTTTTCCAAGTTCGCACTACAGCTAAGCCATAAAAGTTGTACAACGTTGGTTCAACAAACGATTTGTGGTCGCATGATCAAACGTCCAACTGTTGACGAAGAACGCTATAATCGCGTCTGGGAAAATTATACTTATAAGATGAAAGATCAGTACGAAATGAATCCATAA
- a CDS encoding helix-turn-helix domain-containing protein, whose protein sequence is MLKVDEVLNVRLIPVLGPALLIEYLTEEHTIPLSILLCESGLTAQEVMDTSTRIPASKFIKLIKYALRITQNNGLGILLGQSLGPNSFQSMGHAAISQANLRDSLRLIILYYKTTAYLTEVLLIEQDGFAVFRIKPLVYLGEAESFIIDLVISGFIAELTKFNFPTSMLKLFLAKPKPDYFEDYFTQLTNSVKFNAEHHEVHFPKAWLDRPVVTEYEIDCDESLIDICNKNLVRAERLINTVERIKDSLRQASGQMPSLEDVAASYHQSTRSLQRALKVEGYSFRQLIEDIRKERSQHLLLQTKMTIVEIALELGYSDPPNFTRAFKHWFGCCPLHYRNQSS, encoded by the coding sequence ATGTTAAAAGTGGATGAAGTGCTTAATGTACGATTAATTCCGGTCCTCGGTCCCGCATTACTTATTGAGTACCTTACGGAGGAACATACCATACCGCTGTCTATTCTTCTCTGCGAAAGCGGTCTTACCGCGCAAGAAGTCATGGACACATCAACACGCATACCTGCGAGTAAGTTTATTAAACTCATTAAATATGCATTGCGCATTACCCAAAATAATGGCTTAGGTATATTACTTGGTCAAAGTCTTGGACCTAATTCATTTCAAAGCATGGGGCATGCGGCTATCTCTCAGGCTAATTTGCGCGATAGCTTACGACTGATTATTCTTTATTACAAAACGACCGCTTATTTAACCGAGGTCTTACTGATAGAGCAGGATGGTTTTGCTGTATTTCGAATTAAGCCTTTGGTATATCTAGGTGAAGCCGAGAGTTTCATCATTGATCTGGTTATTAGTGGATTCATTGCTGAATTGACTAAGTTTAACTTTCCAACTTCAATGTTGAAATTGTTTCTCGCAAAACCAAAGCCGGACTACTTTGAAGATTACTTCACCCAACTAACTAACAGTGTCAAATTTAACGCCGAACACCATGAAGTACACTTTCCGAAGGCTTGGTTAGATCGACCCGTAGTTACAGAATATGAAATCGACTGTGATGAATCCTTAATCGATATTTGTAATAAAAACCTGGTTCGGGCAGAACGGTTGATTAATACCGTCGAAAGAATTAAAGATTCATTACGGCAAGCATCGGGTCAAATGCCAAGCTTGGAAGATGTCGCTGCATCTTACCATCAATCAACTCGAAGCCTTCAGCGGGCGCTAAAAGTTGAAGGTTACAGTTTTCGGCAGTTGATCGAAGATATTAGAAAGGAAAGATCACAGCATCTTTTATTGCAAACGAAGATGACCATAGTGGAGATTGCCCTAGAGCTGGGCTATAGTGATCCACCTAATTTTACACGCGCATTTAAGCACTGGTTTGGATGTTGTCCGCTACATTATCGAAATCAATCAAGCTAA
- a CDS encoding CoA-transferase: MNLLSSARIMKHIFQYRLHWNERDTHYQYKIPGSPKFMGPRDAVKLIKDKDTVIVCGIGGNQRISILSWALREVFEETQHPQNLTLITAAGLGGRGKVPGTLEEWAVEGLVSEIICSHFETYRAIMEMAEEGKLAVHCLPLGIMAALVKAAVNGKQSVTSTTGVGTFCDPRVDCGSEVFIPKRYSPDINNRFSKGLITVAGDKLRYQMPKIDVAMINAPAADAEGNIYIENCSTICESREAALAAKKNGGIVIVNIGKLIEKKPDQIFLTADQVDAIVYYPETEQTCSRRHDDPMLCLTDHYEGDVESGLETVRLMNKLGGITPKRSKAQMCIAEECADLMQQYVAPKSYVNIGIGLPELICDTLQKKGLLSNYTLFTEGGVIGGVPAPGMFFGAAVKPDKIISSPEVFELANERLEATVLGFLQIDSEGNVNASKRGEGALNYIGPGGFIDLSCAAKTVFFVGAWMAKGEVHTSHGVTKIKKHGIPKFVDKVEQITFSGQQALKAGQNVFYITDVGTFKLTSEGMTLIKIREGIDLQKDILDYSPMKIIVPH; the protein is encoded by the coding sequence CCGTGATTGTTTGTGGGATCGGCGGTAATCAACGTATCTCTATTCTTTCTTGGGCGCTAAGAGAAGTTTTTGAAGAAACACAACACCCACAAAATCTGACGCTAATTACGGCAGCAGGACTTGGCGGTCGAGGTAAAGTGCCAGGCACACTTGAAGAGTGGGCTGTCGAAGGTTTAGTCAGTGAGATTATATGTTCTCATTTTGAAACCTATCGAGCGATAATGGAGATGGCTGAAGAAGGCAAGCTTGCAGTGCATTGTCTCCCGTTGGGCATTATGGCCGCGTTGGTAAAAGCAGCCGTAAACGGCAAACAAAGTGTGACCTCAACAACAGGAGTCGGCACCTTTTGCGATCCGCGTGTTGACTGCGGTTCTGAAGTATTTATTCCTAAGCGTTATTCTCCCGACATCAATAACAGATTCTCGAAAGGGCTGATCACTGTTGCAGGCGACAAATTGCGTTATCAAATGCCAAAAATTGATGTAGCCATGATTAACGCACCCGCGGCGGATGCCGAAGGCAATATCTACATTGAAAACTGTTCAACAATTTGTGAGTCGAGAGAGGCCGCGTTAGCGGCTAAGAAAAACGGCGGAATAGTGATTGTTAATATAGGTAAACTCATCGAGAAAAAACCTGATCAGATATTTCTAACTGCCGACCAAGTAGATGCCATCGTTTACTACCCTGAAACAGAGCAAACTTGCTCAAGACGTCATGACGATCCGATGTTGTGTTTGACTGATCATTATGAAGGGGACGTAGAAAGTGGTTTGGAAACGGTCCGGTTGATGAACAAGTTAGGTGGTATTACTCCTAAGCGTAGTAAAGCACAAATGTGTATTGCAGAGGAATGCGCGGACTTAATGCAGCAATATGTAGCCCCAAAAAGTTATGTCAATATTGGTATTGGCTTACCTGAGCTGATTTGCGATACCCTTCAGAAAAAAGGTCTATTATCTAACTATACATTGTTTACCGAAGGCGGCGTGATCGGGGGAGTACCCGCTCCAGGTATGTTCTTTGGTGCTGCGGTTAAACCTGATAAGATCATATCTTCACCTGAAGTATTTGAATTAGCAAATGAACGTTTGGAAGCCACTGTGTTAGGATTTTTACAAATCGATAGCGAAGGTAATGTTAACGCGTCCAAGCGTGGAGAAGGCGCCCTCAATTACATAGGACCGGGAGGATTTATTGATCTTAGCTGCGCAGCCAAAACAGTGTTCTTTGTCGGCGCGTGGATGGCAAAAGGTGAAGTGCATACCAGCCATGGCGTAACTAAAATTAAAAAACACGGGATACCAAAGTTTGTCGATAAGGTAGAGCAAATCACGTTTAGTGGTCAACAGGCATTAAAAGCAGGCCAGAATGTGTTCTACATTACAGATGTGGGTACGTTCAAACTAACCAGCGAGGGTATGACTCTAATCAAAATACGTGAAGGTATTGATTTGCAGAAAGATATTCTGGACTATTCACCGATGAAAATTATAGTGCCACATTAA